Proteins encoded within one genomic window of Macrobrachium nipponense isolate FS-2020 chromosome 9, ASM1510439v2, whole genome shotgun sequence:
- the LOC135218269 gene encoding uncharacterized protein LOC135218269 — translation MIAFKLALSLTLLVAYACADGIHGGFGHGGFGHGGFGGHGTSFGNFVNHGSYGGHRGFFGGHGGGFHGLRGGYGGGGTSYSVVNLGPPLPFRGGGYGGGFNHGGFSGYGK, via the coding sequence attgCTTTCAAGTTAGCACTAAGCCTGACCCTTTTGGTAGCGTATGCCTGCGCAGATGGCATTCACGGGGGCTTTGGACACGGCGGCTTCGGACACGGCGGCTTTGGGGGACACGGTACATCCTTTGGCAATTTCGTAAATCACGGATCCTACGGGGGACACAGAGGCTTCTTCGGAGGGCACGGCGGAGGTTTCCACGGCCTCCGTGGAGGGTACGGAGGAGGAGGCACGTCTTACAGCGTGGTTAACCTCGGACCTCCTTTGCCCTTCAGAGGTGGTGGATACGGGGGAGGTTTCAATCATGGCGGGTTCTCAGGGTATGGAAAGTAG